Proteins from one Rosa chinensis cultivar Old Blush chromosome 7, RchiOBHm-V2, whole genome shotgun sequence genomic window:
- the LOC112177499 gene encoding uncharacterized protein LOC112177499, with amino-acid sequence MAIRISLGFSGFVAHNLASSANIHVNNCCGIHRCWVRSLLFGTNQISVLDVGFNVVFSDLKAQLEALVTNNARESEIQGVIGEVPDIILRCVSRDEAALAVAQKVFKGLYENATNQIHVGAHLAMLTAIRDVCKLVFTQLNSWVIYSDEERKFNKEITVGLIRSELLNLAEYNVHMAKLIDGGKT; translated from the exons ATGGCGATCCGCATCTCCCTAGGATTTTCCGGCTTCGTGGCCCATAACCTAGCCTCCTCTGCCAATATTCACGTCAATAATTGCTGTGGCATCCACAGGTGCTGGGTCAGGTCTCTGCTATTCGGCACTAACCAG ATTAGTGTCTTGGATGTGGGGTTCAATGTGGTTTTTAGCGACTTAAAGGCCCAG TTGGAAGCTCTGGTGACTAACAATGCTAGAGAATCAGAAATCCAG GGAGTCATTGGTGAAGTGCCTGATATTATACTCAGATGTGTTAGTCGAGATGAGGCCGCCTTGGCTGTGGCTCAAAAG GTTTTCAAGGGTTTGTACGAGAATGCAACAAACCAGATtcatgttggcgcacatctagCAATGCTGACTGCGATTCGTGATGTTTGCAAGCTTGTCTTTACGCAGCTCAATAGTTGG GTGATTTATTCTGATGAGGAGCGGAAGTTTAATAAAGAAATTACTGTCGGCCTTATACGCAGTGAACTGCTAAACCTTGCAGAATACAATGTTCACATGGCAAAACTTATTGATGGTGGCAAAACTTAA
- the LOC112175426 gene encoding uncharacterized protein LOC112175426, protein MVRGLCARLDQGGINNEHTSAQQSVTEIGNRKRKENPTVRSTGSDIAQSKQKDASVRSSYNETENGRPIQQSFNGKKQQDNPKKVQKTGLGKQVQLLSWFAKEEVVVASASIISKDPEVEVHHVPLGHDCWKVSVHEVFHDIALYRPTSEFSKLYASTGSMIAWPIKYIKVN, encoded by the exons ATGGTGAGAGGCCTTTGTGCTCGGCTAGACCAAGGAGGAATTAACAAT GAACACACTAGTGCACAACAATCTGTTACTGAGATTGGAAATAGAAAACGTAAAGAAAATCCAACTGTTAGAAGTACTGGTAGTGATATAGCACAGAGCAAACAGAAAGATGCAAGTGTTAGAAGTTCTTATAATGAGACAGAAAATGGCAGGCCAATTCAGCAAAGTTTTAATGGAAAGAAGCAACAAGATAACCCCAAAAAGGTCCAGAAGACAGGTTTGGGGAAACAAGTACAGTTGTTAAGTTGGTTTGCTAAAGAAGAAGTAGTTGTTGCAAGTGCTAGTATTATATCAAAAGATCCAGAAGTTGAGGTGCATCATGTGCCTCTTGGCCATGATTGTTGGAAAGTATCGGTGCATGAAGTTTTTCATGATATAGCCTTGTATCGCCCAACAAGCGAGTTTAGTAAACTTTATGCATCCACAGGAAGTATGATTGCATGGCCTATCAAGTACATCAAAGTGAATTAG
- the LOC112175903 gene encoding elicitor-responsive protein 3 isoform X2, whose product MPQGTLDVQLMKAKGLKNTEFFGKMDPYVILKCKNQEKRSKVAASQGSNPEWNEKFVFRVTEGVTELKMTIMDKDTATRDDFVGELSIPLKTLFQEGKLPPMKYNVLRNKKYYGEIKVGLSFTPSVPSKIPEEFFGGWKESS is encoded by the exons ATGCCTCAAGGAACCTTAGACGTTCAACTTATGAAGGCCAAGGGTCTAAAAAACACAGAGTTCTTTGGTAAGATGGATCCTTACGTCATCCTCAAGTGCAAAAACCAGGAAAAAAGGAGCAAAGTGGCAGCAT CACAAGGGTCTAACCCAGAATGGAATGAGAAGTTTGTTTTCCGAGTAACTGAGGGTGTTACTGAACTCAAAATGACGATCATGGACAAGGACACTGCTACCAGGGATGATTTTGTAGGAGAGTTAAG CATTCCACTAAAAACACTATTCCAAGAAGGGAAACTCCCACCAATGAAATACAATGTACTAAGGAACAAAAAATACTACGGAGAGATTAAAGTTGGCCTTAGCTTCACTCCTTCA GTACCCAGCAAAATACCCGAAGAATTCTTTGGCGGATGGAAAGAGTCTTCATAA
- the LOC112175903 gene encoding elicitor-responsive protein 3 isoform X1, with the protein MPQGTLDVQLMKAKGLKNTEFFGKMDPYVILKCKNQEKRSKVAASQGSNPEWNEKFVFRVTEGVTELKMTIMDKDTATRDDFVGELSIPLKTLFQEGKLPPMKYNVLRNKKYYGEIKVGLSFTPSTNTTDIPDGVTIKAKAQVIGVEDMFSKLA; encoded by the exons ATGCCTCAAGGAACCTTAGACGTTCAACTTATGAAGGCCAAGGGTCTAAAAAACACAGAGTTCTTTGGTAAGATGGATCCTTACGTCATCCTCAAGTGCAAAAACCAGGAAAAAAGGAGCAAAGTGGCAGCAT CACAAGGGTCTAACCCAGAATGGAATGAGAAGTTTGTTTTCCGAGTAACTGAGGGTGTTACTGAACTCAAAATGACGATCATGGACAAGGACACTGCTACCAGGGATGATTTTGTAGGAGAGTTAAG CATTCCACTAAAAACACTATTCCAAGAAGGGAAACTCCCACCAATGAAATACAATGTACTAAGGAACAAAAAATACTACGGAGAGATTAAAGTTGGCCTTAGCTTCACTCCTTCA ACGAACACTACAGACATCCCGGACGGCGTGACAATTAAGGCGAAGGCTCAGGTGATCGGAGTCGAAGATATGTTTAGCAAGCTCGCCTGA